Proteins encoded within one genomic window of Betaproteobacteria bacterium:
- the arsS gene encoding arsenosugar biosynthesis radical SAM protein ArsS (Some members of this family are selenoproteins.), translating into MNQTLHLMKSRGFPHLRRKTLETLQVNLGYKCNQACFHCHVNASPDRKEMMSYETVGEVIAYMRAARIGTLDLTGGAPELNPHFRELVCAARAMDVRVIDRCNLTILEEPGFEDLAGFLAAQQVEVSASLPCYSQENVDKQRGEGVFDKSIAGLKKLNALGYGKPGSGLVLNLVYNPQGPKLPPAQEALEADYHRLLHENFGIVFNHLFTITNMPIQRFGSTLISKGQFEPYMDLLVASFQSHNLDSVMCRSLLSVDYLGYVYDCDFNQMLGLPLQHAGRLKTHLRDLMGTDLLGNPIVVKDHCYGCTAGQGSSCGGALDADGNVERALAAAE; encoded by the coding sequence ATGAACCAAACTCTCCACCTGATGAAATCGCGCGGCTTTCCGCACCTTCGTCGCAAGACGCTGGAGACGCTGCAGGTCAATCTCGGCTACAAGTGCAACCAGGCGTGTTTTCACTGCCACGTCAACGCGAGTCCGGACCGCAAGGAAATGATGTCGTATGAAACGGTCGGTGAAGTCATCGCCTACATGCGCGCCGCACGAATCGGTACGCTGGACCTGACCGGCGGCGCGCCCGAACTGAATCCCCATTTTCGCGAACTGGTGTGCGCGGCGCGCGCGATGGATGTGCGCGTGATTGACCGCTGCAACCTCACTATCCTTGAAGAACCCGGCTTTGAAGACTTGGCGGGATTCCTGGCCGCGCAACAGGTTGAGGTAAGTGCCTCGCTGCCGTGCTACTCGCAGGAAAACGTTGACAAGCAGCGCGGCGAGGGCGTGTTCGACAAATCGATTGCCGGCCTGAAGAAACTCAATGCGCTGGGCTATGGCAAGCCTGGCAGCGGCCTTGTTTTGAATCTGGTGTACAACCCGCAGGGGCCAAAGCTGCCGCCCGCGCAGGAAGCGCTTGAAGCCGATTACCATCGCCTGCTCCATGAGAATTTCGGCATCGTCTTCAATCACCTGTTCACCATCACCAACATGCCGATCCAGCGCTTTGGCTCGACGCTGATTTCCAAGGGGCAGTTCGAACCCTACATGGATTTGCTGGTGGCGTCGTTCCAGTCGCATAACCTCGACAGCGTGATGTGCCGTTCGCTGCTGTCGGTCGACTATCTTGGCTATGTGTACGACTGCGATTTCAATCAGATGCTCGGCCTGCCGCTGCAACATGCGGGGCGCCTGAAAACGCATCTGCGCGATTTGATGGGGACAGATCTGCTCGGCAACCCGATTGTGGTGAAGGACCATTGCTATGGCTGCACGGCGGGGCAGGGTTCGTCCTGCGGCGGCGCACTGGATGCGGACGGCAATGTCGAGCGCGCGCTTGCGGCGGCGGAATAG